A single region of the Polyodon spathula isolate WHYD16114869_AA chromosome 5, ASM1765450v1, whole genome shotgun sequence genome encodes:
- the rdh14a gene encoding retinol dehydrogenase 14a: protein MSTAVLLAAVLGGGVILFACRYFSRSSTQIIRYSAGMMRGKTVIVTGANSGIGKATVAELLKLQARVIMACRDQQRAEEAARELRQEAGSDQGEVVIKLLDLASLKSVNSFCEEVIKEEPRLDVLINNAGVYQCPYTKTEDGFEMQLGVNHLGHFLLTHLLLDLLKKSAPSRIVVVSSKLYKYGEINFDDLNSEQSYNKSFAYSRSKLANLLFTHELAKRLEETGVTVNALTPGIVRTNLGRHINIPLLAKPLFNLASWAFFKTPLEGAESSIYLACSPDAEGVSGKCFANCKEEELLPKAVDDSVARKLWDISEVMVGLTK, encoded by the exons ATGTCCACAGCGGTGCTTTTGGCCGCTGTTTTGGGCGGCGGAGTAATTCTCTTCGCTTGCCGGTACTTCTCTAGAAGTTCCACTCAAATCATACGTTATTCTGCCGGGATGATGCGAGGCAAGACTGTTATCGTGACTGGAGCCAACAGCGGGATCGGCAAGGCCACAGTAGCCGAGCTACTGAAGCTGCAGGCCCGTGTGATCATGGCGTGTCGAGACCAGCAGAGGGCCGAGGAAGCAGCCAGGGAACTGCGTCAGGAGGCTGGGTCAGATCAGGGGGAAGTAGTTATCAAACTGCTGGATTTAGCGTCCTTAAAATCTGTTAACAGTTTCTGTGAGGAAGTTATCAAG GAAGAACCCAGGTTAGATGTTCTCATAAACAATGCTGGAGTCTACCAATGTCCATATACAAAAACAGAAGATGGATTTGAGATGCAGTTAGGTGTTAACCATTTGGGACATTTCCTTCTGACCCATCTTCTCCTTGATCTCTTAAAGAAGTCTGCCCCCAGCAGAATTGTGGTGGTGTCTTCCAAGCTTTACAAATACGGGGAGATCAACTTTGATGACCTAAACAGCGAGCAGAGTTATAACAAAAGCTTTGCCTACAGCAGGAGTAAGCTTGCCAATTTGTTATTCACTCATGAACTGGCGAAACGCTTGGAAGAAACCGGAGTAACAGTAAATGCTCTGACTCCGGGAATAGTTAGAACAAACCTGGGTAGGCATATTAATATTCCTTTGCTTGCCAAGCCTCTATTCAATTTAGCATCTTGGGCATTCTTTAAAACCCCACTAGAAGGTGCTGAGTCCTCCATTTATTTGGCCTGTTCTCCAGACGCAGAGGGGGTCTCTGGTAAGTGTTTTGCAAACTGCAAAGAGGAGGAGTTATTGCCAAAAGCAGTAGATGATTCAGTTGCAAGGAAACTGTGGGACATAAGTGAAGTTATGGTGGGACTGACAAAATAA